Proteins encoded within one genomic window of Augochlora pura isolate Apur16 chromosome 11, APUR_v2.2.1, whole genome shotgun sequence:
- the LOC144477389 gene encoding upstream stimulatory factor 1: MEVLNHFDRMDDSVDDKIISNDNVGVVLEEAEIIDCDTEIDAATDEDNIRYHICQVNRNDNGVAYRVVQVQDSQPNNTELSVSAPLNNAVQVLTSPISGQLYVLSNSNEVVTTESARTVAPRVKLQIGDNPQNILTTIKKRDERRRVTHNEVERRRRDKINNWIAKLGKLLPDYEQGTIGEGDVKTNFELQSKGGILERACEYITELRDVQENLQQSLDENAQLLEEAKTLRQVVTQLRKENSELKIQLSSNATYILGT, translated from the exons ATGGAAGTTTTAAACCATTTCGACCGCATGGATGACAG TGTGGATGACAAAATAATTAGCAATGATAATGTTGGGGTCGTTCTAGAGGAAGCAGAAATAATAGATTGCGATACAGAGATAGATGCAGCCACAGACGAAGATAACATACGTTATCACATATGCCAAGTAAACAGGAATGATAATGGAGTTGCATATAGAGTAGTACAAGTTCAGGACAGTCAACCAAATAACACAGAACTGTCAGTGTCTGCACCATTAAACAATGCTGTCCAAGTTTTAACATCGCCTATAAGCGGCCAGTTATACGTACTCAGTAATAGCAATGAAGTAGTTACCACAGAATCAGCAAGAACGGTTGCACCTCGGGTTAAGCTTCAAATTGGAGATAACCCCCAAAATATTCTTACCACTATTAAAAAG AGGGATGAAAGAAGAAGGGTAACGCATAATGAAGTTGAAAGACGGCGCagagataaaattaataattggatTGCAAAGTTGGGTAAACTTTTACCTGATTATGAACAAGGCACAATAGGAGAAGGGGATGTAAAGACGAATTTTGAATTACAG agTAAAGGAGGAATATTGGAAAGAGCGTGTGAATATATAACAGAGTTAAGAGATGTACAAGAAAACCTTCAACAAAGTTTGGATGAAAATGCACAGCTTTTGGAAGAAGCTAAGACATTAAGGCAAGTTGTGACCCAATTAAGGAAAGAGAATTCTGAATTGAAAATTCAGCTCTCATCGAATGCCACTTACATACTTGGCActtaa
- the Rhogef3 gene encoding rho guanine nucleotide exchange factor 3 isoform X1, which produces MSEKGVVPTLKNRERVSGSIFWRHSWHYSAYLSRELSFSKLNSPVRSWDNMAPTKTDNNNKGGSWHRGQSSQRSSPSPIRRHHVQDVAAPHTAPVSPLHDQRSTAYPGKERRRIPGLSKAQRRIKASSTPALLDRDVEGRQWSGDEEDEGTTGHVTTEHPLAEATIPLVSHSRLQEQPSNLSGNIVAASGGQNPSRSSTQSQQESVLQKFRKSFSLRFHKKGSKESNESECPPDDNDGSGPLDEEEEREQTIVAEQTPQHKEDTSNDQKFRFGPLVWRSSKERKKGSKAARNAKCNSGDSGIQIEMVSGGALTGGGGGGMMGGGDSSESHDTDVQDETDSPPALRRRVADKSRPQSELINQILIDKFKADLQSRTSSRHQHVRRTNSDLGGQRLLQWDTRSGYSHAYNYRRMLSTPSPIKTRPPRLSPRHSSHDIVTLRSNAKGRSTRTNLRRSLSQPLGINQLSPLMRTKTAGARLPGGNVLSEDEQDGRGGTSDDEMMSDSESSIASLTDRKKSFEQTMDEEVVILAEAVWDHVAMEPEELAFRAGDVIEVLDNLDKDWWWGNCRGEHGWFPAAFVRLRVSQEDTVEDCLAAMASGGTSNSQLRRRTSISLLSNEQVRASVVRELVQTERDFVKILTDVAEGYIAECRRRTDMFNEEQIETIFINLEELLDFQSKFLKDLESRIDWNAPYKSCVGECFINHRSGFRMYSEYCNSHPMATVTLQELYQHNRYSKFFEACRLMRGLIEIPLDGYLLTPVQRICKYPLQLAELLKYTKADHPDYHKIQEALEAMRGVAVLINERKRRMESLEKLAAWQLRVEGWEGEDLIEVSSQLIYQGEAMRVTTGMWTNNITLFLFDHQLVYCKKDIIKRNTYVFKGRIYLDTSEVIDVPDGKDHQSGVTVRHCLKIYSCVRDKWLLFCCRTAEEKRRWLAAMAEERRLVAQDRNDGLEFPTAARQLARLVATRQQNRPPIKPRNKTYKRESAYDMSAMVGQGATNSLGRKVGTWFTFGSSKKSTRPQPS; this is translated from the exons CCGTTGCATGATCAACGCTCCACCGCGTATCCTGGCAAGGAGAGAAGACGTATCCCTGGCCTGAGCAAAGCGCAGAGGCGTATCAAAGCGTCCAGCACGCCGGCGCTTCTGGATCGCGATGTGGAAGG TCGACAGTGGTCGGGggacgaggaggacgaggGGACAACCGGTCACGTAACAACCGAGCATCCTCTGGCGGAGGCGACGATCCCCTTGGTCTCCCATTCGCGTCTCCAAGAACAGCCCTCGAACCTGAGTGGCAATATCGTGGCCGCTTCCGGTGGCCAGAATCCTTCCCGGTCGAGCACGCAGAGCCAGCAAGAAAGCGTGCTGCAGAAATTCAGGAAGAGCTTCTCCTTGAGATTCCACAAAAAGGGCAGCAAGGAGAGCAACGAGAGCGAGTGCCCGCCGGACGATAACGACGGATCCGGGCCCctggacgaggaggaggaacgGGAACAGACGATCGTCGCCGAGCAAACCCCTCAGCACAAGGAGGACACCAGCAACGACCAAAAATTCCG ATTCGGTCCCCTTGTGTGGAGAAGTAGCAAGGAGAGGAAAAAGGGTAGCAAGGCTGCCAGAAATGCGAAATGCAACAGCGGAGACAGCGGCATACAGATCGAG ATGGTATCTGGTGGAGCATTGACTGGGGGCGGTGGTGGTGGAATGATGGGGGGCGGTGATAGCTCCGAGTCCCACGACACGGATGTCCAAGACGAGACCGACAGCCCTCCAGCCCTTCGTAGGCGAGTTGCCGACAAATCACGACCCCAGTCCGAGCTCATCAACCAGATACTGATCGACAAGTTTAAG GCGGATCTGCAGAGCCGAACGTCGTCGAGACACCAGCATGTACGTCGGACGAACAGCGATTTAGGAGGTCAGAGGTTACTCCAGTGGGACACGAGGTCCGGATACAGCCACGCGTACAATTACCGCAGGATGCTCTCGACTCCTTCGCCTATCAAGACGAGGCCTCCCAGGTTGAGCCCGAGGCACTCCTCCCATGACATCGTTACGCTCAGAAG TAACGCGAAAGGGAGGAGTACTCGGACAAATCTGAGGCGTTCACTGAGCCAACCACTGGGTATCAATCAGCTATCACCATTGATGCGCACCAAAACTGCAG GTGCGAGGTTGCCCGGTGGGAATGTCCTGTCGGAGGACGAACAGGACGGCAGAGGTGGGACGTCGGACGACGAGATGATGTCCGACTCGGAGTCCTCCATCGCATCCTTGACGGACAGGAAGAAGTCGTTCGAGCAAACGATGGACGAGGAGGTCGTGATACTTGCTGAAGCTGTTTGGGACCATGTGGCGATGGAACCGGAGGAGCTGGCCTTTCGTGCCGGTGACGTGATCGAAGTTCTGGACAACCTGGACAAAGATTGGTGGTGGGGTAACTGTAGAGGCGAGCATGGCTGGTTCCCGGCTGCGTTTGTTAGG TTGCGTGTCAGTCAAGAAGACACGGTAGAGGATTGTTTGGCGGCGATGGCATCCGGTGGCACGTCTAACTCTCAATTAAGAAGACGCACCAGCATCTCGCTGCTGTCGAACGAGCAGGTCAGAGCGAGCGTGGTCCGCGAGTTGGTGCAAACCGAGCGAGACTTCGTCAAGATCCTGACGGACGTCGCGGAGGGCTACATCGCTGAATGTCGTCGGCGAACGGACATGTTCAACGAGGAGCAGATAGAAACTATATTCATTAACCTCGAAGAACTGCTGGATTTTCAGTCCAAGTTTCTCAAGGACCTCGAGTCCAGGATAGACTGGAACGCTCCGTACAAAAGCTGCGTAGGCGAATGTTTCATCAATCAT aGGTCAGGATTCCGCATGTATTCGGAGTACTGCAACAGTCATCCGATGGCCACCGTCACGCTGCAGGAGCTGTACCAACATAATCGTTATAGCAAATTCTTCGAAGCCTGTAGACTAATGAGGGGCTTGATTGAGATACCTTTGGACGGGTATTTGCTGACGCCCGTCCAACGAATATGTAAATATCCGCTCCAGTTGGCCGAGCTGTTGAAATACACGAAAGCTGATCACCCGGATTACCATAAGATCCAGGAAGCTCTCGAGGCGATGCGTGGTGTCGCGGTTTTGATCAACGAAAGAAAAAGGCGAATGGAGAGTCTCGAGAAATTGGCAGCTTGGCAATTGAGGGTAGAGGGTTGGGAG GGCGAGGACCTCATAGAAGTCTCGTCTCAGTTAATTTATCAAGGCGAGGCAATGAGAGTCACCACTGGCATGTGGACGAACAATATCACCTTGTTCCTGTTCGACCATCAGCTAGTTTATTGTAAAAAGGATATTATAAAGCGAAACACTTACGTATTTAAAGGCCGCATTTACCTCGATACGAGCGAGGTGATCGACGTTCCCGATGGAAAAG ATCACCAGTCGGGAGTAACAGTGAGACACTGTCTGAAAATATACAGCTGCGTCCGAGATAAGTGGCTGCTTTTCTGTTGCCGCACAGCGGAAGAGAAGCGTCGGTGGTTGGCAGCCATGGCGGAGGAACGGAGACTGGTTGCACAGGATAGAAACGATGGACTGGAATTTCCAACTGCAGCGAGACAACTGGCCAGGCTCGTGGCAACGAGACAACAAAACAGGCCGCCAATCAAACCTCGCA ACAAAACATACAAAAGAGAATCTGCTTACGACATGTCTGCTATGGTTGGACAAGGCGCAACGAACTCGTTAGGACGAAAGGTTGGCACCTGGTTCACGTTTGGTAGCAGCAAAAAGAGTACACGACCTCAGCCGTCCTGA
- the Rhogef3 gene encoding rho guanine nucleotide exchange factor 3 isoform X2 → MSEKGVVPTLKNRERVSGSIFWRHSWHYSAYLSRELSFSKLNSPVRSWDNMAPTKTDNNNKGGSWHRGQSSQRSSPSPIRRHHVQDVAAPHTAPVSPLHDQRSTAYPGKERRRIPGLSKAQRRIKASSTPALLDRDVEGRQWSGDEEDEGTTGHVTTEHPLAEATIPLVSHSRLQEQPSNLSGNIVAASGGQNPSRSSTQSQQESVLQKFRKSFSLRFHKKGSKESNESECPPDDNDGSGPLDEEEEREQTIVAEQTPQHKEDTSNDQKFRFGPLVWRSSKERKKGSKAARNAKCNSGDSGIQIEADLQSRTSSRHQHVRRTNSDLGGQRLLQWDTRSGYSHAYNYRRMLSTPSPIKTRPPRLSPRHSSHDIVTLRSNAKGRSTRTNLRRSLSQPLGINQLSPLMRTKTAGARLPGGNVLSEDEQDGRGGTSDDEMMSDSESSIASLTDRKKSFEQTMDEEVVILAEAVWDHVAMEPEELAFRAGDVIEVLDNLDKDWWWGNCRGEHGWFPAAFVRLRVSQEDTVEDCLAAMASGGTSNSQLRRRTSISLLSNEQVRASVVRELVQTERDFVKILTDVAEGYIAECRRRTDMFNEEQIETIFINLEELLDFQSKFLKDLESRIDWNAPYKSCVGECFINHRSGFRMYSEYCNSHPMATVTLQELYQHNRYSKFFEACRLMRGLIEIPLDGYLLTPVQRICKYPLQLAELLKYTKADHPDYHKIQEALEAMRGVAVLINERKRRMESLEKLAAWQLRVEGWEGEDLIEVSSQLIYQGEAMRVTTGMWTNNITLFLFDHQLVYCKKDIIKRNTYVFKGRIYLDTSEVIDVPDGKDHQSGVTVRHCLKIYSCVRDKWLLFCCRTAEEKRRWLAAMAEERRLVAQDRNDGLEFPTAARQLARLVATRQQNRPPIKPRNKTYKRESAYDMSAMVGQGATNSLGRKVGTWFTFGSSKKSTRPQPS, encoded by the exons CCGTTGCATGATCAACGCTCCACCGCGTATCCTGGCAAGGAGAGAAGACGTATCCCTGGCCTGAGCAAAGCGCAGAGGCGTATCAAAGCGTCCAGCACGCCGGCGCTTCTGGATCGCGATGTGGAAGG TCGACAGTGGTCGGGggacgaggaggacgaggGGACAACCGGTCACGTAACAACCGAGCATCCTCTGGCGGAGGCGACGATCCCCTTGGTCTCCCATTCGCGTCTCCAAGAACAGCCCTCGAACCTGAGTGGCAATATCGTGGCCGCTTCCGGTGGCCAGAATCCTTCCCGGTCGAGCACGCAGAGCCAGCAAGAAAGCGTGCTGCAGAAATTCAGGAAGAGCTTCTCCTTGAGATTCCACAAAAAGGGCAGCAAGGAGAGCAACGAGAGCGAGTGCCCGCCGGACGATAACGACGGATCCGGGCCCctggacgaggaggaggaacgGGAACAGACGATCGTCGCCGAGCAAACCCCTCAGCACAAGGAGGACACCAGCAACGACCAAAAATTCCG ATTCGGTCCCCTTGTGTGGAGAAGTAGCAAGGAGAGGAAAAAGGGTAGCAAGGCTGCCAGAAATGCGAAATGCAACAGCGGAGACAGCGGCATACAGATCGAG GCGGATCTGCAGAGCCGAACGTCGTCGAGACACCAGCATGTACGTCGGACGAACAGCGATTTAGGAGGTCAGAGGTTACTCCAGTGGGACACGAGGTCCGGATACAGCCACGCGTACAATTACCGCAGGATGCTCTCGACTCCTTCGCCTATCAAGACGAGGCCTCCCAGGTTGAGCCCGAGGCACTCCTCCCATGACATCGTTACGCTCAGAAG TAACGCGAAAGGGAGGAGTACTCGGACAAATCTGAGGCGTTCACTGAGCCAACCACTGGGTATCAATCAGCTATCACCATTGATGCGCACCAAAACTGCAG GTGCGAGGTTGCCCGGTGGGAATGTCCTGTCGGAGGACGAACAGGACGGCAGAGGTGGGACGTCGGACGACGAGATGATGTCCGACTCGGAGTCCTCCATCGCATCCTTGACGGACAGGAAGAAGTCGTTCGAGCAAACGATGGACGAGGAGGTCGTGATACTTGCTGAAGCTGTTTGGGACCATGTGGCGATGGAACCGGAGGAGCTGGCCTTTCGTGCCGGTGACGTGATCGAAGTTCTGGACAACCTGGACAAAGATTGGTGGTGGGGTAACTGTAGAGGCGAGCATGGCTGGTTCCCGGCTGCGTTTGTTAGG TTGCGTGTCAGTCAAGAAGACACGGTAGAGGATTGTTTGGCGGCGATGGCATCCGGTGGCACGTCTAACTCTCAATTAAGAAGACGCACCAGCATCTCGCTGCTGTCGAACGAGCAGGTCAGAGCGAGCGTGGTCCGCGAGTTGGTGCAAACCGAGCGAGACTTCGTCAAGATCCTGACGGACGTCGCGGAGGGCTACATCGCTGAATGTCGTCGGCGAACGGACATGTTCAACGAGGAGCAGATAGAAACTATATTCATTAACCTCGAAGAACTGCTGGATTTTCAGTCCAAGTTTCTCAAGGACCTCGAGTCCAGGATAGACTGGAACGCTCCGTACAAAAGCTGCGTAGGCGAATGTTTCATCAATCAT aGGTCAGGATTCCGCATGTATTCGGAGTACTGCAACAGTCATCCGATGGCCACCGTCACGCTGCAGGAGCTGTACCAACATAATCGTTATAGCAAATTCTTCGAAGCCTGTAGACTAATGAGGGGCTTGATTGAGATACCTTTGGACGGGTATTTGCTGACGCCCGTCCAACGAATATGTAAATATCCGCTCCAGTTGGCCGAGCTGTTGAAATACACGAAAGCTGATCACCCGGATTACCATAAGATCCAGGAAGCTCTCGAGGCGATGCGTGGTGTCGCGGTTTTGATCAACGAAAGAAAAAGGCGAATGGAGAGTCTCGAGAAATTGGCAGCTTGGCAATTGAGGGTAGAGGGTTGGGAG GGCGAGGACCTCATAGAAGTCTCGTCTCAGTTAATTTATCAAGGCGAGGCAATGAGAGTCACCACTGGCATGTGGACGAACAATATCACCTTGTTCCTGTTCGACCATCAGCTAGTTTATTGTAAAAAGGATATTATAAAGCGAAACACTTACGTATTTAAAGGCCGCATTTACCTCGATACGAGCGAGGTGATCGACGTTCCCGATGGAAAAG ATCACCAGTCGGGAGTAACAGTGAGACACTGTCTGAAAATATACAGCTGCGTCCGAGATAAGTGGCTGCTTTTCTGTTGCCGCACAGCGGAAGAGAAGCGTCGGTGGTTGGCAGCCATGGCGGAGGAACGGAGACTGGTTGCACAGGATAGAAACGATGGACTGGAATTTCCAACTGCAGCGAGACAACTGGCCAGGCTCGTGGCAACGAGACAACAAAACAGGCCGCCAATCAAACCTCGCA ACAAAACATACAAAAGAGAATCTGCTTACGACATGTCTGCTATGGTTGGACAAGGCGCAACGAACTCGTTAGGACGAAAGGTTGGCACCTGGTTCACGTTTGGTAGCAGCAAAAAGAGTACACGACCTCAGCCGTCCTGA
- the Rhogef3 gene encoding rho guanine nucleotide exchange factor 3 isoform X3 — MMCRQWSGDEEDEGTTGHVTTEHPLAEATIPLVSHSRLQEQPSNLSGNIVAASGGQNPSRSSTQSQQESVLQKFRKSFSLRFHKKGSKESNESECPPDDNDGSGPLDEEEEREQTIVAEQTPQHKEDTSNDQKFRFGPLVWRSSKERKKGSKAARNAKCNSGDSGIQIEMVSGGALTGGGGGGMMGGGDSSESHDTDVQDETDSPPALRRRVADKSRPQSELINQILIDKFKADLQSRTSSRHQHVRRTNSDLGGQRLLQWDTRSGYSHAYNYRRMLSTPSPIKTRPPRLSPRHSSHDIVTLRSNAKGRSTRTNLRRSLSQPLGINQLSPLMRTKTAGARLPGGNVLSEDEQDGRGGTSDDEMMSDSESSIASLTDRKKSFEQTMDEEVVILAEAVWDHVAMEPEELAFRAGDVIEVLDNLDKDWWWGNCRGEHGWFPAAFVRLRVSQEDTVEDCLAAMASGGTSNSQLRRRTSISLLSNEQVRASVVRELVQTERDFVKILTDVAEGYIAECRRRTDMFNEEQIETIFINLEELLDFQSKFLKDLESRIDWNAPYKSCVGECFINHRSGFRMYSEYCNSHPMATVTLQELYQHNRYSKFFEACRLMRGLIEIPLDGYLLTPVQRICKYPLQLAELLKYTKADHPDYHKIQEALEAMRGVAVLINERKRRMESLEKLAAWQLRVEGWEGEDLIEVSSQLIYQGEAMRVTTGMWTNNITLFLFDHQLVYCKKDIIKRNTYVFKGRIYLDTSEVIDVPDGKDHQSGVTVRHCLKIYSCVRDKWLLFCCRTAEEKRRWLAAMAEERRLVAQDRNDGLEFPTAARQLARLVATRQQNRPPIKPRNKTYKRESAYDMSAMVGQGATNSLGRKVGTWFTFGSSKKSTRPQPS; from the exons ATGATGTG TCGACAGTGGTCGGGggacgaggaggacgaggGGACAACCGGTCACGTAACAACCGAGCATCCTCTGGCGGAGGCGACGATCCCCTTGGTCTCCCATTCGCGTCTCCAAGAACAGCCCTCGAACCTGAGTGGCAATATCGTGGCCGCTTCCGGTGGCCAGAATCCTTCCCGGTCGAGCACGCAGAGCCAGCAAGAAAGCGTGCTGCAGAAATTCAGGAAGAGCTTCTCCTTGAGATTCCACAAAAAGGGCAGCAAGGAGAGCAACGAGAGCGAGTGCCCGCCGGACGATAACGACGGATCCGGGCCCctggacgaggaggaggaacgGGAACAGACGATCGTCGCCGAGCAAACCCCTCAGCACAAGGAGGACACCAGCAACGACCAAAAATTCCG ATTCGGTCCCCTTGTGTGGAGAAGTAGCAAGGAGAGGAAAAAGGGTAGCAAGGCTGCCAGAAATGCGAAATGCAACAGCGGAGACAGCGGCATACAGATCGAG ATGGTATCTGGTGGAGCATTGACTGGGGGCGGTGGTGGTGGAATGATGGGGGGCGGTGATAGCTCCGAGTCCCACGACACGGATGTCCAAGACGAGACCGACAGCCCTCCAGCCCTTCGTAGGCGAGTTGCCGACAAATCACGACCCCAGTCCGAGCTCATCAACCAGATACTGATCGACAAGTTTAAG GCGGATCTGCAGAGCCGAACGTCGTCGAGACACCAGCATGTACGTCGGACGAACAGCGATTTAGGAGGTCAGAGGTTACTCCAGTGGGACACGAGGTCCGGATACAGCCACGCGTACAATTACCGCAGGATGCTCTCGACTCCTTCGCCTATCAAGACGAGGCCTCCCAGGTTGAGCCCGAGGCACTCCTCCCATGACATCGTTACGCTCAGAAG TAACGCGAAAGGGAGGAGTACTCGGACAAATCTGAGGCGTTCACTGAGCCAACCACTGGGTATCAATCAGCTATCACCATTGATGCGCACCAAAACTGCAG GTGCGAGGTTGCCCGGTGGGAATGTCCTGTCGGAGGACGAACAGGACGGCAGAGGTGGGACGTCGGACGACGAGATGATGTCCGACTCGGAGTCCTCCATCGCATCCTTGACGGACAGGAAGAAGTCGTTCGAGCAAACGATGGACGAGGAGGTCGTGATACTTGCTGAAGCTGTTTGGGACCATGTGGCGATGGAACCGGAGGAGCTGGCCTTTCGTGCCGGTGACGTGATCGAAGTTCTGGACAACCTGGACAAAGATTGGTGGTGGGGTAACTGTAGAGGCGAGCATGGCTGGTTCCCGGCTGCGTTTGTTAGG TTGCGTGTCAGTCAAGAAGACACGGTAGAGGATTGTTTGGCGGCGATGGCATCCGGTGGCACGTCTAACTCTCAATTAAGAAGACGCACCAGCATCTCGCTGCTGTCGAACGAGCAGGTCAGAGCGAGCGTGGTCCGCGAGTTGGTGCAAACCGAGCGAGACTTCGTCAAGATCCTGACGGACGTCGCGGAGGGCTACATCGCTGAATGTCGTCGGCGAACGGACATGTTCAACGAGGAGCAGATAGAAACTATATTCATTAACCTCGAAGAACTGCTGGATTTTCAGTCCAAGTTTCTCAAGGACCTCGAGTCCAGGATAGACTGGAACGCTCCGTACAAAAGCTGCGTAGGCGAATGTTTCATCAATCAT aGGTCAGGATTCCGCATGTATTCGGAGTACTGCAACAGTCATCCGATGGCCACCGTCACGCTGCAGGAGCTGTACCAACATAATCGTTATAGCAAATTCTTCGAAGCCTGTAGACTAATGAGGGGCTTGATTGAGATACCTTTGGACGGGTATTTGCTGACGCCCGTCCAACGAATATGTAAATATCCGCTCCAGTTGGCCGAGCTGTTGAAATACACGAAAGCTGATCACCCGGATTACCATAAGATCCAGGAAGCTCTCGAGGCGATGCGTGGTGTCGCGGTTTTGATCAACGAAAGAAAAAGGCGAATGGAGAGTCTCGAGAAATTGGCAGCTTGGCAATTGAGGGTAGAGGGTTGGGAG GGCGAGGACCTCATAGAAGTCTCGTCTCAGTTAATTTATCAAGGCGAGGCAATGAGAGTCACCACTGGCATGTGGACGAACAATATCACCTTGTTCCTGTTCGACCATCAGCTAGTTTATTGTAAAAAGGATATTATAAAGCGAAACACTTACGTATTTAAAGGCCGCATTTACCTCGATACGAGCGAGGTGATCGACGTTCCCGATGGAAAAG ATCACCAGTCGGGAGTAACAGTGAGACACTGTCTGAAAATATACAGCTGCGTCCGAGATAAGTGGCTGCTTTTCTGTTGCCGCACAGCGGAAGAGAAGCGTCGGTGGTTGGCAGCCATGGCGGAGGAACGGAGACTGGTTGCACAGGATAGAAACGATGGACTGGAATTTCCAACTGCAGCGAGACAACTGGCCAGGCTCGTGGCAACGAGACAACAAAACAGGCCGCCAATCAAACCTCGCA ACAAAACATACAAAAGAGAATCTGCTTACGACATGTCTGCTATGGTTGGACAAGGCGCAACGAACTCGTTAGGACGAAAGGTTGGCACCTGGTTCACGTTTGGTAGCAGCAAAAAGAGTACACGACCTCAGCCGTCCTGA